One Streptomyces fagopyri DNA window includes the following coding sequences:
- a CDS encoding MFS transporter, with the protein MPLAAQDTGTDTVLGSRYRALTLAMVSVVLLIAFEATAVGTAMPVAARELDGLPLYAFAFSGYFTTSLFAMVVSGQWSDRAGPLAPLVTGIGAFAAGLVVSGTAQSMWPFVLGRAVQGIGGGLVIVALYVVVGLAYPERLRPAVMAAFAASWVLPSIVGPLVAGTVTEQFGWRWVFLATPVLVVLPLLIGVPALRRTSLQRPPEDRVAPDRRRLGLALAVSAGAGLLQYAGQDLRPLSLVFAAAGAALVVPAALRLLPPGTFRAARGLPSVVLLRGVASGTFLGAESFVPLMLVTQRHMSPTLAGFSLASGGVTWGIGSWIQGRPRFEPHRERLVVLGIFLMAAAIAGAALPLLDAAPAWSAAAAWAVGGLGAGLVISSLGVILFKLSPPSEAGANSAALQVSDALSSVVLVAAAGTVFAALGGAKGAFAAVLLPLAALALAGVGVAVRLRPKIG; encoded by the coding sequence ATGCCCCTCGCCGCGCAGGACACCGGAACCGACACCGTTCTGGGCAGCCGCTACCGCGCGCTGACCCTCGCGATGGTCTCCGTCGTCCTGCTCATCGCCTTCGAAGCCACCGCCGTCGGCACGGCCATGCCCGTCGCCGCGCGTGAGCTGGACGGGCTGCCGCTGTACGCCTTCGCCTTCTCCGGGTACTTCACCACCTCGCTCTTCGCGATGGTCGTCAGCGGCCAGTGGTCCGACCGCGCAGGCCCGCTGGCGCCGCTGGTCACCGGCATCGGCGCCTTCGCGGCCGGGCTGGTCGTCTCCGGCACCGCCCAGTCCATGTGGCCGTTCGTGCTGGGCCGTGCCGTGCAGGGCATCGGCGGCGGGCTCGTCATCGTCGCCCTGTACGTCGTCGTCGGCCTCGCCTACCCCGAACGCCTGCGGCCCGCCGTGATGGCCGCCTTCGCCGCGTCCTGGGTGCTGCCCTCCATCGTCGGCCCGCTCGTGGCCGGCACGGTCACCGAGCAGTTCGGCTGGCGCTGGGTCTTCCTCGCCACCCCCGTGCTCGTCGTGCTCCCCCTTCTGATCGGCGTGCCCGCGCTGCGCCGCACGTCCCTGCAGCGGCCTCCGGAGGACCGTGTGGCCCCCGACCGCCGCCGGCTGGGCCTGGCGCTCGCCGTCTCCGCCGGCGCCGGGCTGCTCCAGTACGCCGGACAGGACCTGCGTCCGCTGTCGCTGGTCTTCGCGGCGGCGGGCGCCGCGCTCGTCGTCCCGGCCGCGCTGCGACTGCTGCCCCCCGGCACCTTCCGCGCGGCCCGCGGGCTGCCGTCCGTGGTGCTGCTGCGCGGTGTGGCCTCCGGCACGTTCCTGGGCGCCGAGAGCTTCGTCCCGCTGATGCTCGTCACTCAGCGGCACATGTCCCCGACCCTCGCCGGGTTCTCCCTGGCCAGCGGCGGCGTCACCTGGGGCATCGGTTCCTGGATCCAGGGCCGGCCCCGCTTCGAGCCCCACCGCGAGCGCCTGGTCGTCCTCGGCATATTCCTCATGGCTGCCGCGATCGCCGGCGCCGCCCTGCCGCTCCTGGACGCCGCCCCCGCCTGGAGCGCGGCCGCCGCGTGGGCCGTGGGCGGGCTCGGCGCGGGCCTGGTCATCTCCTCCCTGGGCGTCATCCTCTTCAAGCTTTCGCCGCCCTCCGAGGCCGGCGCCAACTCCGCCGCCCTCCAGGTCTCCGACGCTCTGTCCAGCGTTGTCCTCGTCGCTGCCGCGGGTACCGTCTTCGCCGCCCTCGGCGGGGCCAAGGGTGCCTTTGCGGCCGTCCTCCTCCCGCTGGCCGCGCTTGCCCTCGCGGGCGTCGGCGTCGCGGTACGGCTCCGCCCGAAAATCGGGTGA
- a CDS encoding fic family toxin-antitoxin system, toxin component codes for MIVRIDRAWLLDLAHRHIPGDPDVSDFGTLAAAAARHADTVMDTLVYAESHHRAAALMHQLLRCPALDHSNELFSAVVAASYLSVSGEILDVQPKQAAGLATRVSRDGLDVRSIASEIKTWIAH; via the coding sequence GTGATCGTCCGCATCGACCGCGCCTGGCTCCTCGACCTCGCGCACCGCCACATCCCCGGAGACCCGGACGTCTCCGATTTCGGCACACTCGCGGCCGCGGCCGCACGGCACGCCGACACGGTCATGGACACGCTCGTCTACGCCGAGTCCCACCACCGGGCAGCGGCGCTCATGCACCAGCTCCTCCGCTGCCCGGCCCTCGACCACTCCAACGAATTGTTCAGCGCGGTCGTCGCCGCCTCCTACCTCTCGGTCAGCGGCGAGATCCTGGACGTCCAGCCCAAGCAGGCCGCCGGTCTTGCGACCCGTGTCAGTCGCGACGGTCTGGACGTGCGAAGCATCGCCTCCGAGATCAAGACGTGGATCGCCCACTGA
- a CDS encoding S8 family serine peptidase yields the protein MSVDDVTRAPGAEGSVRVAIEGRDTFVYPDSTLPYVATGRLDKQLFNITQLMAQGYDDAHKSALPLIITRSPALSALKSGASDDALPPNSALPGAKTTLGLPSVHGEAVETRRSKASAFWSALTRTDGMDLSRSTASVGTSRNEVTGPSFAAGVDKVWLDGKAQADLADTTAQIGAPKAWKAGGTGAGVRVAVLDSGADTTHPDLAGRIVESRSFVAGEGVIDRNGHGTHTASTVAGTGAASDGKERGVAPGADLIVGKVLGDNGSGPISGIIAGMEWAARTEHAKVINMSLGTPAWHTQDDPLSQAVNQLSAETGALFVIAAGNAGNSPYSVSAPGTADAALTVGAVDASDRLADFSSAGPRMNDDALKPDLTAPGVDVLAARSQQMSWGEGYYRSDSGTSMAAPHVTGAAVLLAQKHPTWTGQRIKDALMSTSVLTPDYSPYQAGAGRLDVGAAYLQDQVVATGSVDAGLVPWPSGRKPKPVTRQIVYTNTTARPITLDLSVDRGGSPAGVFALAVDHVTVPARGTSSVGLVADPKSLAAGQYAAQVVARSAVGAVHTAVGLSVESEKYALTVRLKDRAGKPVSGEVEITGADGRTTVMWVPDGTLTSRWAPGSYTVVSTLDVEGRHGPHSLGFAVLTVPELELTSDTDVDLDASRIRQVKVATPKPSSVTTSRIDLYRSFTSSEPTPADGQALHEILMPSAAYDSLWALPTKGKVTKGSFVFTTRIRAKQTPLEITYSGHELDDTLLVQPGSAHFHDGSTRVDAVFAGSGAPADYSGLNAAGRAVIVRSTASVSPADQVAAAHAASAAMLLVVNDGDGRRNDWYGDPDEKTTGPLPVASVTRDDGEALIRAIGAAGKTRVKLAVEAHPAPEYLYDLADYHQGGVPADPSAATDPGSLARIDNTFAPPAGKQILESREDSPSYEYWPAAYPYSVYGGTRVPPFPREPVTPGHRTDWVSAGNGVKWQQYATIDGWSTFTDIASHPPRSVQNEHWFGPITRPRMLSFEVPHRVGNAMGGTLAGFGDGGSAHSGDTGLMSRSFSLYQGDRLLMRNGPRPDFGVGDLASQKLPYRLVADTKGNTDLTPYSTTTHTEWRFISGDVEDQAIPLVQLDYGTDLDLAGRAERASGFSVRPVVVGSDAAQDVVTSVELEVSYDDGASWHRQALKEDKGNWRTQLHAPVRASYVSLRVTVGQRNGGGISQTIRRAFGLK from the coding sequence GTGTCCGTCGACGATGTCACGCGTGCGCCGGGAGCCGAGGGATCGGTACGCGTTGCCATCGAGGGCCGGGACACCTTCGTGTACCCCGACAGCACCCTGCCCTACGTGGCGACCGGGCGGCTCGACAAACAGCTCTTCAACATCACCCAGTTGATGGCCCAGGGGTACGATGACGCCCACAAGAGCGCGCTCCCTTTGATCATCACTCGCTCTCCAGCCCTCTCCGCTCTCAAGAGCGGTGCCTCCGACGACGCGCTGCCGCCCAACTCGGCGCTGCCCGGGGCGAAGACCACGCTGGGCCTTCCGTCCGTCCACGGTGAGGCCGTCGAGACCCGGCGGTCGAAGGCCTCCGCGTTCTGGTCCGCCCTGACCCGCACCGACGGGATGGACCTCTCGCGGTCCACGGCAAGTGTCGGTACAAGCCGGAACGAGGTGACGGGTCCTTCCTTCGCAGCCGGTGTCGACAAGGTGTGGCTCGATGGCAAGGCGCAGGCGGACTTGGCGGACACCACGGCGCAGATCGGCGCCCCCAAGGCTTGGAAAGCAGGGGGCACCGGCGCAGGTGTTCGCGTCGCGGTACTCGATTCCGGAGCGGACACCACTCATCCGGATCTGGCCGGCCGCATCGTGGAGTCCCGCAGTTTCGTCGCGGGGGAGGGCGTCATCGACCGCAACGGACATGGGACGCACACCGCGTCCACCGTAGCCGGAACCGGCGCCGCCTCTGACGGAAAGGAACGGGGAGTCGCACCTGGCGCTGATCTGATCGTGGGCAAGGTTCTCGGTGACAACGGCTCCGGTCCGATATCCGGGATCATCGCGGGCATGGAGTGGGCGGCGCGGACCGAGCATGCCAAGGTGATCAACATGAGCCTGGGTACGCCCGCGTGGCACACCCAGGACGATCCTCTGAGCCAGGCGGTCAACCAACTGAGTGCGGAGACGGGCGCGCTCTTCGTCATCGCCGCGGGTAACGCGGGCAACAGCCCGTACAGCGTCAGTGCGCCGGGAACCGCGGACGCCGCTTTGACCGTAGGCGCGGTGGACGCCTCCGACCGCCTCGCCGACTTCTCCAGCGCCGGGCCGAGGATGAACGACGACGCCCTCAAGCCCGACTTGACCGCTCCGGGCGTGGACGTCCTGGCCGCGCGATCGCAGCAGATGAGCTGGGGCGAGGGCTATTACCGCTCGGACAGCGGCACGTCGATGGCTGCGCCACATGTCACGGGGGCGGCGGTGCTTTTGGCGCAGAAGCATCCGACGTGGACCGGGCAGCGCATCAAGGACGCCTTGATGAGCACCAGCGTCCTGACCCCGGACTACAGTCCCTACCAGGCCGGTGCCGGCCGGCTGGACGTGGGCGCCGCTTACCTCCAGGACCAGGTCGTCGCGACAGGGTCGGTGGACGCGGGGCTCGTCCCCTGGCCGAGCGGCCGTAAGCCGAAGCCGGTCACACGGCAAATCGTCTACACCAACACGACCGCCCGCCCGATCACGTTGGATCTCTCGGTTGATCGCGGCGGATCGCCCGCGGGGGTGTTCGCCCTGGCGGTCGACCATGTCACGGTGCCGGCGCGCGGAACCTCGTCGGTCGGGCTCGTGGCCGACCCGAAGAGCCTGGCGGCGGGTCAGTATGCCGCCCAGGTCGTCGCCCGCTCCGCAGTCGGCGCCGTGCACACTGCCGTGGGCCTGTCCGTCGAATCCGAGAAGTACGCTCTGACAGTCCGCCTGAAGGACCGGGCGGGCAAGCCCGTCAGCGGTGAGGTCGAGATCACCGGCGCCGACGGGAGGACCACCGTCATGTGGGTCCCGGACGGCACACTCACCAGCCGCTGGGCACCCGGCTCCTACACCGTCGTGTCCACACTGGACGTGGAAGGCCGCCACGGCCCGCACTCCCTGGGCTTCGCGGTCCTCACCGTTCCTGAACTCGAGCTGACATCGGACACGGACGTCGACCTGGACGCCTCGCGCATACGCCAGGTCAAGGTGGCCACTCCCAAGCCTTCGTCCGTCACCACCAGCAGAATCGACCTCTACCGCTCCTTCACCTCCAGCGAGCCCACGCCCGCCGACGGACAGGCACTGCACGAGATCCTCATGCCCTCCGCCGCTTACGACAGCCTGTGGGCCCTTCCCACCAAGGGGAAGGTGACCAAGGGCAGTTTTGTCTTCACCACCCGGATCCGTGCCAAGCAGACTCCGCTGGAGATCACCTACAGCGGGCACGAACTCGACGACACGCTGCTGGTGCAGCCAGGATCCGCTCACTTCCACGACGGCAGTACGCGCGTCGACGCAGTCTTCGCCGGAAGTGGTGCACCCGCCGACTACTCGGGCCTCAACGCCGCTGGCAGAGCGGTGATCGTCCGCAGTACGGCAAGTGTGTCCCCGGCGGACCAGGTGGCCGCGGCGCACGCCGCGTCGGCGGCCATGCTCCTGGTCGTCAACGACGGCGACGGGCGAAGGAACGACTGGTACGGCGACCCGGACGAGAAGACGACCGGGCCCCTCCCGGTCGCGTCGGTCACCAGGGACGACGGCGAGGCACTCATCAGGGCCATCGGGGCCGCGGGCAAGACCAGAGTCAAGTTGGCAGTCGAGGCCCATCCGGCGCCGGAGTACTTGTACGACCTGGCCGATTACCACCAGGGAGGGGTGCCGGCGGACCCGTCCGCGGCAACGGATCCCGGCAGCCTTGCCCGCATCGACAACACCTTCGCTCCGCCCGCCGGCAAGCAGATCCTCGAAAGCCGGGAGGACAGCCCGTCGTACGAGTACTGGCCGGCCGCCTACCCGTACTCCGTGTACGGCGGGACGCGTGTTCCCCCGTTCCCGAGAGAGCCCGTCACCCCCGGGCACCGCACCGACTGGGTCTCCGCCGGGAACGGCGTCAAGTGGCAGCAGTACGCGACCATCGACGGATGGTCGACCTTCACCGACATCGCGAGTCACCCGCCGCGCAGCGTGCAGAACGAACACTGGTTCGGCCCCATCACCCGCCCGCGCATGCTCAGCTTCGAGGTGCCGCACCGTGTCGGCAACGCCATGGGCGGAACCCTCGCGGGCTTCGGCGACGGAGGGTCCGCACACAGCGGTGACACCGGCCTGATGTCCCGGAGCTTCTCCCTCTACCAGGGTGACCGACTCCTGATGCGGAACGGCCCGCGACCCGACTTCGGTGTCGGCGACCTGGCCTCACAGAAGCTCCCCTACCGACTGGTCGCCGACACGAAGGGCAACACAGACCTCACCCCCTACTCCACCACCACGCACACCGAGTGGAGGTTCATCTCCGGCGACGTAGAGGATCAGGCCATCCCGCTGGTCCAACTCGACTACGGAACCGATCTGGACCTCGCCGGGCGCGCAGAGCGCGCGTCAGGTTTCTCGGTCAGGCCCGTAGTCGTCGGCAGCGACGCCGCTCAGGACGTGGTCACCTCGGTCGAGCTGGAGGTCTCCTACGACGACGGCGCGTCCTGGCACCGGCAGGCCCTGAAGGAGGACAAGGGCAACTGGCGGACGCAGCTCCACGCGCCGGTCCGCGCGAGCTACGTATCCCTCCGGGTCACCGTGGGGCAGCGCAACGGCGGCGGCATCAGCCAGACCATCCGCCGCGCCTTCGGACTCAAGTAG
- a CDS encoding DUF6461 domain-containing protein gives MTATAADYVWLEKLFPDLAEAYCFTLVYQVSPSELLARLGGQVELSRTGTAAIVDAAVDLWARSDRARRFMAMTTVGDWTLLIEPMGCLGATEENALPTSAGTRWVSHFADINGISGFLWAQDGVKRLTFEPGLPDHRWGTTPDELLDAMHQSGFQFWDEASDTAECLATGAAFALADHLTGVRITPGLLRDTVFVCGSAKIG, from the coding sequence ATGACTGCGACTGCTGCCGATTACGTGTGGCTCGAAAAGCTTTTCCCTGACCTCGCGGAGGCGTATTGCTTCACTCTGGTGTACCAGGTGTCGCCGTCAGAGCTCCTGGCCCGTCTTGGAGGTCAGGTCGAACTCTCCCGTACGGGGACGGCGGCGATAGTCGACGCGGCTGTCGACCTCTGGGCGCGTTCCGACCGCGCTCGGCGATTCATGGCCATGACCACCGTTGGCGACTGGACTTTGCTGATTGAGCCCATGGGCTGTCTCGGCGCCACCGAAGAGAACGCTCTGCCGACATCCGCAGGAACACGCTGGGTCTCGCATTTCGCCGACATCAACGGCATCAGCGGTTTCCTCTGGGCCCAAGACGGCGTCAAGCGCCTGACGTTCGAGCCTGGGCTGCCCGACCACCGATGGGGAACCACTCCTGACGAACTTCTGGACGCCATGCACCAGAGCGGCTTCCAGTTCTGGGACGAGGCCTCCGACACCGCGGAATGCCTGGCCACGGGGGCAGCATTCGCCCTTGCCGACCACCTGACGGGTGTGCGCATCACGCCGGGACTTCTACGGGACACCGTCTTTGTCTGCGGCAGCGCGAAGATCGGGTGA
- a CDS encoding AAA family ATPase, whose product MDKHLRVDTIAQAIVRSGVARHPVGPVGYVVGYALAGGHLRQELTVIAESVNPPGVTRDAWRRTAVEARLRVVEVEVVCSDRAEHRRRVTSRSTDTPGLPLQDWQQVISREREREPWIRERVVIDTAGQSPQQSLAPLHRGLASG is encoded by the coding sequence ATGGACAAGCACCTGCGGGTCGACACCATCGCGCAGGCGATCGTCCGTTCCGGGGTGGCCCGGCATCCGGTTGGTCCCGTGGGCTATGTCGTTGGATATGCCCTGGCCGGGGGGCATTTGCGGCAGGAGCTGACCGTGATCGCGGAATCGGTCAATCCGCCGGGTGTGACGCGTGACGCCTGGCGGAGAACGGCCGTCGAGGCGCGCTTGCGTGTCGTCGAGGTGGAGGTGGTGTGCTCCGATCGGGCGGAGCACCGACGCCGCGTGACCTCGCGGTCGACCGACACTCCAGGCCTCCCACTGCAGGACTGGCAGCAGGTCATCTCCCGGGAGCGGGAGCGCGAGCCTTGGATCCGCGAGCGCGTCGTCATCGATACCGCGGGACAGAGCCCACAACAGTCACTGGCTCCGCTCCACCGCGGCCTGGCATCGGGCTGA
- a CDS encoding LLM class flavin-dependent oxidoreductase — translation MSDTALGVLDLVPIPSGSTAADALRNSIDLAQQAERFGYARYWFAEHHLNPGVAGTSPAVVLALTASATSTIRLGSGAVQLGHRTALSTVEEFGLLDALHPGRFDLGLGRSGGRPPGQLAAPLPTATPVVDGRTPNGVLIPPRFSFEHLLGSPRIALQRKLLMLPGAESQDYAEQVDDILALLAGTYRSPEGVEARVVPGEGADVEVWILGSSGGQSAAVAGRNGLRFAANYHVSPATVLEAVEGYRSSFQPSEFRDKPYISVSADVVVAENDDAARVLATGYGPWVRSIRTAEGAIEYPTPEEARAHPWTDEDRALVQDRLDTQFVGSPGRVADQLEQLQEATGADELLITTITHDHKDRVRSYELLAGEWRRRDHSFQRS, via the coding sequence ATGTCTGATACGGCCCTCGGCGTGCTCGACCTGGTCCCGATCCCCTCCGGTTCGACGGCAGCCGATGCCCTGCGCAACTCCATCGACCTCGCACAGCAGGCCGAGCGCTTCGGATATGCCCGCTACTGGTTCGCCGAGCACCACCTCAATCCAGGTGTGGCCGGAACATCACCCGCGGTCGTCCTGGCCCTGACAGCATCCGCCACCTCCACCATCCGGCTCGGTTCCGGGGCCGTACAGCTCGGGCACCGCACAGCGCTGTCCACGGTGGAGGAGTTCGGCCTGCTCGACGCGCTGCACCCGGGCCGCTTCGATCTGGGCCTGGGCCGCTCGGGCGGCCGTCCGCCGGGACAGCTCGCCGCACCGCTGCCGACAGCGACCCCGGTCGTCGACGGCCGCACCCCGAACGGCGTGTTGATCCCGCCCCGCTTCTCCTTCGAGCATCTGCTCGGGTCACCCCGCATCGCGCTGCAGCGCAAGCTGCTCATGCTGCCGGGCGCCGAATCACAGGACTACGCCGAGCAGGTCGACGACATCCTCGCCCTGCTCGCCGGCACCTACCGCTCTCCGGAGGGCGTCGAGGCCCGCGTCGTGCCGGGGGAAGGTGCCGACGTAGAGGTATGGATCCTGGGTAGCAGCGGGGGGCAGAGTGCCGCTGTCGCGGGCCGCAACGGTCTGCGGTTCGCGGCGAACTACCACGTCAGCCCGGCGACGGTCCTGGAGGCGGTGGAAGGTTACCGGTCCTCCTTCCAGCCTTCCGAGTTCCGGGACAAGCCGTACATCAGCGTCTCGGCGGACGTCGTCGTCGCCGAGAATGACGACGCCGCCCGCGTACTCGCCACTGGATACGGCCCGTGGGTCCGCAGCATCCGCACAGCCGAGGGCGCCATCGAGTACCCGACGCCGGAGGAAGCACGCGCGCACCCATGGACGGACGAGGACCGGGCCCTCGTCCAGGACCGCCTCGACACCCAGTTCGTCGGCTCGCCGGGCCGGGTGGCCGACCAGTTGGAACAGCTCCAGGAGGCGACGGGCGCGGACGAGTTGCTCATCACGACGATCACCCACGACCACAAGGACCGGGTCCGCTCGTACGAACTCCTCGCGGGGGAATGGCGCCGACGGGATCACTCCTTCCAACGGAGCTGA
- a CDS encoding LLM class flavin-dependent oxidoreductase, with translation MKFLAITLIVHRPDPVTGVQKPTHARFREVLDNALFAEELGFDGFGVGERHERPFISSSPTVVLSHVAALTKRIRLFTAVTTLSLLDPVRAYEDYATLDHLSNGRLDLIIGKGNGAAQRDLFHVTPEDQWDRNAESYEVFRKIWRQDKVTADTRFRPPLTDAEVWPRPYQQPARVWHGSATSKESVDLAARYGDPLFSANVTNPIEPYAELIRYYRERWEHYGHDPAQIAVGAGTAGIYVAPTSQEALAAYRPVFESNLAFFKKAGLPVVFETLEDFAEHSSALIGSPQQVIDKVHRYHEQFGHTVLHLHADAGGLTESQHRASLELFQSKAAPVLRREIPDPPFVWGPVLAAPPLTQESVHV, from the coding sequence GTGAAATTCCTTGCCATCACACTCATCGTGCACCGCCCGGATCCCGTCACCGGAGTGCAGAAGCCGACCCACGCCCGTTTCCGCGAGGTCCTCGACAACGCCCTGTTCGCAGAGGAGTTGGGCTTCGACGGCTTCGGCGTGGGGGAGCGCCACGAGCGGCCGTTCATCTCCTCCTCACCGACCGTCGTACTGAGCCATGTGGCTGCCCTGACGAAGCGCATCCGCCTGTTCACTGCCGTCACCACGCTCAGCCTGCTGGACCCGGTCCGGGCGTACGAGGACTACGCCACCCTCGACCACCTGTCCAACGGGCGCCTCGACCTGATCATCGGCAAGGGCAACGGCGCTGCTCAGCGGGACCTGTTCCACGTCACGCCCGAGGACCAGTGGGACCGCAACGCCGAGAGCTACGAGGTCTTCCGAAAGATCTGGCGGCAGGACAAGGTCACGGCCGACACCCGCTTTCGTCCCCCGCTGACCGACGCCGAGGTGTGGCCGCGTCCGTATCAGCAGCCGGCCCGGGTCTGGCACGGCAGTGCGACCAGCAAGGAGTCCGTCGACCTGGCCGCCCGCTACGGCGACCCGCTCTTCTCCGCCAACGTCACCAACCCCATAGAGCCATATGCCGAGTTGATCCGCTACTACCGCGAGCGGTGGGAGCACTACGGGCACGACCCGGCGCAGATCGCCGTCGGCGCAGGCACCGCGGGCATCTACGTCGCCCCCACCTCGCAGGAGGCGCTGGCAGCCTATCGGCCGGTCTTCGAGTCCAACCTGGCGTTCTTCAAGAAGGCCGGCCTGCCGGTCGTCTTCGAGACCTTGGAGGACTTCGCCGAACACAGCTCCGCTCTGATCGGCAGCCCGCAACAGGTCATCGACAAGGTGCACCGGTACCACGAACAGTTCGGGCACACCGTGCTCCACCTGCACGCCGACGCCGGCGGGCTGACGGAGTCCCAGCACCGTGCTTCGCTCGAGCTGTTCCAGTCGAAGGCTGCCCCCGTACTGCGGCGCGAGATCCCGGACCCGCCGTTCGTGTGGGGACCCGTGCTTGCGGCGCCACCGCTCACCCAGGAGTCCGTCCATGTCTGA
- a CDS encoding NtaA/DmoA family FMN-dependent monooxygenase (This protein belongs to a clade of FMN-dependent monooxygenases, within a broader family of flavin-dependent oxidoreductases, the luciferase-like monooxygenase (LMM) family, some of whose members use coenzyme F420 rather than FMN.), translating to MSKPLKQIHLAAHFPGVNNTTVWSDPKAGSHIEFSSFVHFARTAERAKFDFLFLAEGLRLREQGGKIYDLDVVGRPDTFTILTALAAVTEHLGLTGTINSTFNEPYEVARQFASLDHLSGGRAAWNVVTSWDAFTGENFRRGGFLPQEERYSRAKEFLATANELFDSWHGDEIVADQAAGAFLRDTKAGSFVHHGQHFDIHGQFDVPRSPQGRPVIFQAGDSDEGREFAASSADAIFSRYATLEGGRAFYRDVKQRLAKYGRRHDELLILPAASFVLADTDEEAGELAKDVRRLQVSGATAIKHLEFVWNRDLSSYDPEGPLPDVDPDVSADHISQGRAQARMYRDPIATAREWRELAAAHNWSIRDLVIETGNRQNFIGSPATVAHTINEYVQADASDGFILVPHITPTGLDDFADKVVPLLQERGVFRTDYEGPTLRHNLGLALPDDLRREERVAS from the coding sequence ATGAGCAAGCCCCTGAAGCAGATTCATCTGGCCGCGCACTTCCCGGGCGTCAACAACACGACTGTGTGGAGCGACCCGAAGGCCGGCAGCCACATCGAGTTCAGCTCCTTCGTGCACTTCGCGCGGACCGCCGAACGCGCCAAGTTCGACTTCCTGTTCCTCGCCGAGGGCCTGCGCCTGCGCGAGCAGGGCGGGAAGATCTACGACCTGGATGTCGTCGGACGGCCCGACACCTTCACGATCCTCACCGCCCTCGCCGCCGTCACCGAACACCTGGGTCTGACCGGCACCATCAACTCCACCTTCAACGAGCCCTACGAGGTGGCCCGCCAGTTCGCCAGCCTCGACCACCTCTCCGGCGGACGAGCCGCCTGGAACGTCGTCACCTCCTGGGACGCCTTCACCGGCGAGAACTTCCGCCGCGGCGGCTTCCTGCCACAGGAGGAGCGCTACTCCCGTGCCAAGGAATTCCTCGCCACCGCGAACGAACTCTTCGACTCCTGGCACGGCGACGAGATCGTCGCCGACCAGGCGGCCGGTGCGTTCCTGCGCGACACGAAGGCCGGCTCCTTCGTCCATCATGGGCAACACTTCGACATCCACGGCCAGTTCGATGTCCCACGCTCCCCGCAGGGCCGCCCGGTGATCTTCCAGGCCGGCGACTCCGACGAAGGCCGCGAGTTCGCCGCCTCCAGCGCCGACGCCATCTTCAGCCGGTACGCCACCCTGGAGGGAGGACGGGCCTTCTACAGGGATGTCAAGCAGCGCCTCGCCAAATACGGCCGCCGCCACGACGAACTGCTCATCCTGCCCGCCGCGAGCTTCGTCCTCGCCGACACGGACGAAGAGGCCGGGGAACTGGCCAAGGACGTGCGCCGCCTGCAGGTCAGCGGGGCCACCGCCATCAAGCACCTGGAGTTCGTCTGGAACCGGGACCTGTCCTCCTACGATCCCGAAGGTCCACTGCCCGACGTCGACCCGGATGTCAGCGCCGACCACATCTCCCAGGGCCGCGCCCAGGCCCGCATGTACCGCGACCCGATCGCCACTGCCCGCGAGTGGCGTGAGCTGGCCGCCGCCCACAACTGGTCCATCCGCGACCTGGTCATCGAGACGGGCAACCGCCAGAACTTCATCGGTTCGCCTGCGACCGTCGCCCACACCATCAACGAGTACGTCCAGGCCGACGCGAGTGACGGCTTCATCCTCGTCCCGCACATCACCCCCACCGGCCTGGACGACTTCGCCGACAAGGTCGTACCGCTCCTGCAGGAACGGGGTGTCTTCCGCACCGACTACGAGGGCCCGACCCTCCGCCACAACCTGGGCCTCGCCCTCCCTGACGATCTGCGGCGCGAGGAGCGGGTGGCGTCGTGA